Proteins encoded by one window of Rutidosis leptorrhynchoides isolate AG116_Rl617_1_P2 chromosome 7, CSIRO_AGI_Rlap_v1, whole genome shotgun sequence:
- the LOC139856799 gene encoding dof zinc finger protein DOF3.4-like — protein sequence MPSDCSDQCPTPTGKNHRLGLGPPPAEPEHLPCPRCNSTNTKFCYYNNYNFSQPRHFCKSCRRYWTHGGTLRDIPVGGGTRKSVKRPRVSTSPSRADSTISSGLEYRCFSFAGDHAGGPPFGGSTTFYSSGFFGFEQDLSFGVGRMAWPFAGIGEGGDGGHAVVSGGGNGWQVESGQGGGECFVLPELAISTQRNDMK from the coding sequence atgccTTCGGATTGTTCCGACCAATGTCCAACACCCACCGGAAAAAACCACCGTTTGGGCCTCGGGCCACCCCCGGCGGAGCCAGAACACCTTCCGTGCCCACGTTGTAACTCCACCAACACAAAATTctgttactacaacaactataactTCTCACAGCCACGTCACTTTTGTAAGTCATGTCGCCGTTACTGGACTCACGGCGGCACTCTCCGTGACATTCCGGTTGGTGGTGGTACTCGGAAGAGTGTTAAACGTCCACGTGTCTCCACATCCCCGTCACGTGCTGACTCCACTATTTCTTCTGGTTTAGAGTACCGTTGCTTCTCGTTTGCCGGAGATCACGCCGGAGGTCCGCCGTTTGGTGGTTCTACGACGTTTTATAGTTCCGGATTTTTTGGGTTTGAACAAGATTTAAGCTTTGGTGTTGGAAGAATGGCTTGGCCGTTTGCTGGTATCGGAGAAGGCGGTGATGGTGGTCACGCCGTCGTGAGTGGTGGTGGAAATGGGTGGCAGGTGGAGAGTGGTCAGGGCGGCGGTGAGTGTTTTGTTTTGCCGGAACTTGCGATTTCAACACAGAGGAATGATATGAAGTag